In the Pedobacter cryoconitis genome, TGAAAGTACCTGGCAGTTCGTGTTCTGGTTTATCAACAGGAACAAAGCTTTTTAATGGAGTGGAAGGAATATTTTTTAGTGTTCTGGCAAAAAGTGGGCCGCCAATCACAATTGCGGGTATGGCTACGATCAGACCGTACAATAAAGTAAGTCCCATGTTTGCTTTGAATTGTATCACTAAAGCAGATGGAGAGGGATGTGGTGGAAGAAATCCATGGGTCACAGAAAGGGCAGCCAGCATGGGGAGACCGATATAAATTGCCGGCAGTTTATATTTATAGACTACGGAAAAGATTAACGGAATCATTAATACGAATCCTATTCCGTAAAAAAGGGGGATACCAATTAAAAATCCAGTGACGACTACACCCCATTGAATGTATTTTTCTCCGCAGATATTCATGATCACAGCAGCAATCCGCTGGGCTGCTCCACTATCGGCAACCAGTTTCCCAAGCATAGCGCCTACGGTAATAATGATAAGTAATGAACCCAGCACATCACCTATTCCTTTTTCGACAGAGCCGGCAATTTTATTTAGCGGAATACCCAGCGCGATGCCGGCAATGATGGAAACGATCAGGAAAGAAAGAAAAGCATTGATCCGCATGACGGACACCATTACAATTAATAACAGGATACAAAGCAGTACAATAATCAGGGTCATTCAGCTCTTTTTAGATCAGATAAGATACAAAGTTTAACTGTAGCAGGAGAGGAAATTCCAATAAAAAAGAGGCTGTTAACACTCCTGAATTTATCCTCAGAAATTTAACAGCCTCCTGAAAATGAGGTTGAATTAAACGTTTTCCATTCCGTACTGCTTCAATACATCGGCAGGCACTCCAGTCCATTTATTGGGTACATTACCTACATATCCTAAATCTTTGACACCCATTTCTGTCGTAAAAAATCCAGAGGCCGTCAAATCTCTCATCAAACTGAAAAATGCTGCTCCCTGTTGCATTCCAGGTTTAACTTTTTTGGGGTAAGCAATATCTTCTACCATTTCAATACGCTGTTTTTCGGATGCGTCTTTGAAGGTTTGCTGAAAACGGTTAAGGCATTGGATATCCAGCCATTTTAATCCGCCACGCATAGGTATCTGGTGACTGGGAATATCTTTAACAATAAATTCAATAAATTCAGGCACTTTAGCATCTGTTGCACTCCCTGATTTCCCATCCTTCGGAATGATAATATCTGAGAGGATTGCAATAGTGGCCATCTCATGTGCATTGAAGAACTTTGCTGCATTTAAAGCATTGTCTCTTTCTACTTCGAAAGCTTCTCTGCCTGGTTGAGCAGCAGCTTTTTCATCTGCTGCTTTATCTATTTTAAGCGCTCCTGGTTTACAAGCTTCCAGCAATACTGCTGAACTTATAGCCGTTAAGCCTAAGGCTTTGAGTGATTCACGTCTGTTCATGTCTATTTTGGTTAGCTCAGGTTTAATTTTTTCTTTTCTGCCAGGATATATTCTGCTGTACGCATCGATAGCGCCAGAATAGTCCAGGTTGCATTTTTATCACCTTGTTGTACAAATGGGGCAGCATCCACAACAAACAGATTCTTACAATCGTGTGCCTGGCACCATTTATTTAAAGCAGATTTCTTTGGGTCATCTCCCATTCTGACCGTACCTACTTCATGGATAATTTTACCCGGAGCCTCCAGTCCATAATTATCTTCAGCGCTATGAACTTTTGAAGTCACAATAGCACCCATGGTATGCATCATTTCCTGGAAGGTTTCTTGCATGTGTTTGGCTTGTTTAACTTCTTCCACAGCCCATTTATAGTTAAAACGTAATACAGGGATACCGTATTTGTCCACTACTTTAGGATCTATTTCACAGTAGTTTGATTCTCTGGCTATCGCTGTTCCACGACCAGCCATACCTACTTGTGTACCGAAGAAGCGTCTGTAATCATCTTTTAAAGCGACACCATATCCACCTGCTTCTTTCATTTTGCCGTCTCTTGCGGGTACAGCGCCGTTCATGTTCTCTATACCACCACCAAAGCCGTAACCTGGCATATGTAATCCACCACCGTATTCAATATGGTAACCACGCGGAAAGTCCAGTTTTTTATTGTCAAGCCACCATGGAGAATAAATATGAACACTACCTACTCCATCTTCGTTATAACGTTTACGGTCCATGAGTTGTGGCAGAAACCCGCTTAAACTCGCACCTGTTGAGTCATGCAGATATTTACCGACTACATTACTATTATTTGCCAGACCGTTAGGGTGAGCGACAGATTTAGAGTTTAGCAACAATCGTGCGGATTCGCATGCACTGGCTCCAAGGATAACTATTTTTCCTCTAACCTGATGTTCTTCCATTGTAGTTTTGTCTACATAAGATACACCAGTAGCCAGACCACCTTTGTCTGTGAGTACTTCACGTACCATTGCATTGGTGATTACAGTCAGATTCCCTGTTTTTACTGCTGGTATAACCAGGCAGGATGAAGAAGAGAAGTCACCGTAAACTTTACAGCTTCTGCCGCATTGACCACAGTAGAAACAAGGTGCACGATCTTTATTATTTGGTAACGCTTCTGTTAATACTGACCCGCGGCCCGGAATAACGGTTACGCCATTCTTTTTAGCTGCTTTTTTAATAAACAGTTCATTTAATCTGGGTTTTGGCGGCGCCATGAAAATACCGTCTGGCTCGCTTTCTATACCTTCTACAGTTCCGTAGATTCCGATTAACCGGTCTACTTTATCGTAAAATGGTTTGATCTCTTCATAAGTAATAGGCCAGTTGTCTGTCAATCCGTCTTTACACTGAAAATCCTCAGGTCCCATTCTCAGAGAGATACGTCCCCAGTGATTGGTTCTTCCACCCAGCATCCTTGAACGGAACCAGGCAAATTCGGAATTGTTCTTTTGTGTGTAAGGTTCTCCGTCAAGTTCCCAACCTCCATAAGCAGCATCAAAATCTCCAAATGGGCGTACAGTTCCTGCACCACGTCTTGGAGATTCCCATGGCCATTTTAGTTGCTGCGCATCCAGACGTGGATCAAAATAAGCACCTGCTTCAAGCATCAGTACTTTTTGACCGGCATTGGCCAGCACATATCCTGCCATACCTCCACCCGCACCGGACCCAACTATTATGGCGTCATATTCGACGTCTGACTTTTTAATTTGAAATTCGTTCATACTACCTGCTTTTATTATTAAATGGTTTTAGCTCGTATTTGGCGTATGTAATTTAGTATTAAAATCTAAATTTTGGAATTTTTATCAAATAAGTTACTGATGATCGATTCTGTCTCCGGATGAAATATTGTTAGTTATATAGTTTGCTGTTGTATAGTAACTTAGTCAATATTAAAAACTCAACATAGCTTAGAAATAAATAATTAAGACATCAAACTGCGTTTGAGACAAATTTTGATCTAAAATCTCACATCACACTGATTACCAAGAAATAATGGCAAGGTATTTGACGTTATTCTGACAAACAACCAAATACATTTAAACCAATAGTTATGGCTTTCAAAGCAACCTCAGACTTTTTGGACAGGAAGTACCATGTACTTCAATTTGCCTGTTTCCTAAATCAGGATAAAGGTTTTTCTGATATCAAGGATCGCATCAGGATGACAATGCATTAACCTCCTACTAAATTTAAATCCTTCTTAAGTGCATTCACATGTGCTGTCGATATTACGAATTACCATCCGCCAGCATGAATCACAATTGAATCAAAAAAACATTAATCATCTTTCCAAACTCAAAGAAAATGGAAAACAAAGTAAAAGTTAATATTAGCATAGAGGGTACGCCTATAACTACCTTCTCGAGTTTTAATTTAAACCAGCGCTTTAATGAGCATCATACTTTTGAATTGCGATTTAATCAGGATCAAATTGAATTGCCAGGTTCATTATCATTAAACCGTTCAAAAGACTTCATCGGTAAAAACCTGGCTATTGAATTTGGTGACATCCCTGGCAAAGAAAATCGGTTCTCTGGCATTATTACCAATGTAAAAATCGCACAAAAACATGGCTTTATGGGAGATATTATTGTAAGTGGTTTCAGCCCGACAATTTTACTTGACCGCGGCCCCGATCTTGGTTCTTACCTGGGTAAGGATTTAAGTGCTATTATTTCTCAGGCAACAAAAGAAGTACCTGCAAATGATCTTCAAATACAGGTAAATCCGAGCCGTAAAGGTCCTATCGATTACCTGATCCAATATAGAGAAAGTGACTTCGATTTCATCAACCGCCTTTCGGCACAGTACCATGAATGGTTTTTCTATAACGGTGCAGCTCTTGTATTTGGAAAACCCGATGATTTCAAAGCAATAGAATTAGTTTATGGCCGGGATCTGAGTAGCATCCAGTATGGAATGCAAATTGCGCCTCTAAAATATAAAAAATTCGCTTATAACCCTAAACAGGATGAGTTGCTTGCAGCAAACGGAGAAGGTCAGAGTTCCGGCCCTCCTGATCTCGCACATGCAATTACAGCTTCCAACTCTGTATATAGTAAAACTTATAATCAACCACTGATTACACGGGCCGATAATAAAATGGAGATTGACAGTTTTGTGAAAAATGAACAGGATTCAATCAAGTCTGGCCTTGTAAATATTAAGTGCGAAGGAGATAATCCCCAGGTTTGTATTGGAGGTATTGCAGACATTAGTATGAGCGTCCGTAAGTTAAATGACTTTTCCTTAGAAGATTTTGGCAAGTTTTTAGTGACCAGTGTTTCTCATTCTATTGATGGTGTTGGCCGTTATAAGAATAATTTTGAGGCTATTCCTTCAGATACTGAGCGAGTGCCGGTCAATCCTCTGCAAAATCCTCAGCCTGATATGCAGCTTGCTAATGTAATAGAAAATAATGACCCTGATGGCCATGGACGTATTAAAGTCAAATTCAAATGGGCTTGTGATTGTAATGATGTCACAGAATGGCTTAGAGTGGTTACACCAGATGCAGGGAGTTCAGAAAAAGTAAGTAAAAACAGGGGATTTGTGTTTATCCCTGAAATTGGTGACCAGGTAGTTATTGCTTTCGAAGAAGGTAATATAGCCCGCCCGATTGTGATGGGAAGTGTATTCCATGGTAAAAGTGGTAGTGGTGGCAGTGGTAGTAATAACAGCAAAAGCTTAACTTCTAAAAGCGGCCATACGATACAACTGGATGACGGTGCAGGAATTACAGTAAAAGATAAAGATCAGAATTTCATTGTGCTGGACGGTGCTGGTAAGGCACACTTTGAAACCAAAGAATCTATTTTAATTCAATGTGGGGAGAGCAGTATTCTGATGGACAAGGCAGGAACCATTATTATTAAAGGTAAAAACATTTTAACATTGGGTGAAAATATAGGGCAGTCTGCCACGGCCAGTATTGGTATTGGTGTTGGGCCTAAAGATGCTACGCCGACTTCAGGAATAGGCATTG is a window encoding:
- a CDS encoding gluconate:H+ symporter, which gives rise to MTLIIVLLCILLLIVMVSVMRINAFLSFLIVSIIAGIALGIPLNKIAGSVEKGIGDVLGSLLIIITVGAMLGKLVADSGAAQRIAAVIMNICGEKYIQWGVVVTGFLIGIPLFYGIGFVLMIPLIFSVVYKYKLPAIYIGLPMLAALSVTHGFLPPHPSPSALVIQFKANMGLTLLYGLIVAIPAIVIGGPLFARTLKNIPSTPLKSFVPVDKPEHELPGTFNSFFTALLPVLLLVVAAVLSFSAKQAPGLNNLMGLVGESNVVMLIALITATLTLGIFQGKKMTYIMELYGEAIKDVALILLIIGGSGALKQVLVDSGVSAQIAVMLKELHMQPLFLGWLITAVIRFCVGSATVAGLTTAGIILPLMVATNTNPNLMVLAVGAGSLMFSHVNDAGFWMFKEYFNLSLKNTFKSWALMESIVGTVGLIGVLLLNQII
- a CDS encoding gluconate 2-dehydrogenase subunit 3 family protein; translated protein: MNRRESLKALGLTAISSAVLLEACKPGALKIDKAADEKAAAQPGREAFEVERDNALNAAKFFNAHEMATIAILSDIIIPKDGKSGSATDAKVPEFIEFIVKDIPSHQIPMRGGLKWLDIQCLNRFQQTFKDASEKQRIEMVEDIAYPKKVKPGMQQGAAFFSLMRDLTASGFFTTEMGVKDLGYVGNVPNKWTGVPADVLKQYGMENV
- a CDS encoding GMC family oxidoreductase; translated protein: MNEFQIKKSDVEYDAIIVGSGAGGGMAGYVLANAGQKVLMLEAGAYFDPRLDAQQLKWPWESPRRGAGTVRPFGDFDAAYGGWELDGEPYTQKNNSEFAWFRSRMLGGRTNHWGRISLRMGPEDFQCKDGLTDNWPITYEEIKPFYDKVDRLIGIYGTVEGIESEPDGIFMAPPKPRLNELFIKKAAKKNGVTVIPGRGSVLTEALPNNKDRAPCFYCGQCGRSCKVYGDFSSSSCLVIPAVKTGNLTVITNAMVREVLTDKGGLATGVSYVDKTTMEEHQVRGKIVILGASACESARLLLNSKSVAHPNGLANNSNVVGKYLHDSTGASLSGFLPQLMDRKRYNEDGVGSVHIYSPWWLDNKKLDFPRGYHIEYGGGLHMPGYGFGGGIENMNGAVPARDGKMKEAGGYGVALKDDYRRFFGTQVGMAGRGTAIARESNYCEIDPKVVDKYGIPVLRFNYKWAVEEVKQAKHMQETFQEMMHTMGAIVTSKVHSAEDNYGLEAPGKIIHEVGTVRMGDDPKKSALNKWCQAHDCKNLFVVDAAPFVQQGDKNATWTILALSMRTAEYILAEKKKLNLS
- a CDS encoding type VI secretion system Vgr family protein; the encoded protein is MENKVKVNISIEGTPITTFSSFNLNQRFNEHHTFELRFNQDQIELPGSLSLNRSKDFIGKNLAIEFGDIPGKENRFSGIITNVKIAQKHGFMGDIIVSGFSPTILLDRGPDLGSYLGKDLSAIISQATKEVPANDLQIQVNPSRKGPIDYLIQYRESDFDFINRLSAQYHEWFFYNGAALVFGKPDDFKAIELVYGRDLSSIQYGMQIAPLKYKKFAYNPKQDELLAANGEGQSSGPPDLAHAITASNSVYSKTYNQPLITRADNKMEIDSFVKNEQDSIKSGLVNIKCEGDNPQVCIGGIADISMSVRKLNDFSLEDFGKFLVTSVSHSIDGVGRYKNNFEAIPSDTERVPVNPLQNPQPDMQLANVIENNDPDGHGRIKVKFKWACDCNDVTEWLRVVTPDAGSSEKVSKNRGFVFIPEIGDQVVIAFEEGNIARPIVMGSVFHGKSGSGGSGSNNSKSLTSKSGHTIQLDDGAGITVKDKDQNFIVLDGAGKAHFETKESILIQCGESSILMDKAGTIIIKGKNILTLGENIGQSATASIGIGVGPKDATPTSGIGIEPTTLDIGTDTLSMSGKTEANLASPAKVTIGGQGETNVVSGTINLN